TTTGTGAAAAAGTGGAAGTTGTGATTTTTAAGTCTTTACTCATGAGTATTATAATGGTATAATAAAATTAATAAATTAAATAATTATAAAAGAGGTGTATGTTATGAGGTTGAGAATAGGATTGGCACAATTAAATGCCCATGTGGGAAATTTAAAAGGGAATCTTGATAAGGCTAAGAATGCTCTTGATATCGCACAGGAAAATAAGGCTGATATACTTGTTTTTCCAGAATTGTTTCTTGTTGGTTATCCACCTGAAGATCTTGTTTTAAAAACAGGATTTTTAGACGACACAAAAAAATCACTAAATGATTTTATTTCATATTCTAAAGGTAAAGAAACAATTTCTGTAATTGGTAATCTTGATTTTGATGTGGATGCATATAATTCAGCATATGTTGTGTATAATGGAAAAGAATCAGCAAAGTATCATAAAATATATTTGCCAAATTATTCTGTTTTCGATGAGAAAAGATATTTTTCACCCGGGCATAGCCCTTTAATGATAGAACTTGAAAATAAATTAAAAATAGGGGTTACTGTTTGTGAAGATATATGGGTACCAAATGGTCCTGCTGTTGATCTTGCTGAAATGGGGGCACATGTAATAGTAAATATTTCAGCATCTCCATATACAAAAGGAAAACCAGAAAGTAGATTGGAAATGCTTAAAACAAGAGCAGCAGAATTATCTACATGGTTAGTATATGTAAACCTTGTTGGAGGTCAGGATGAAATAGTATTTGATGGCGGTAGCGTGGTAATAAATCCATTTGGGGAAGTTGTACATTCATTACCATTATTTGAAGAAAAAATAGAGTTTATTGATATTGATCCTATTTCTTCAACAAGAGCTAATTTAAGAGAAGCTAAAAGAAGACATTTAATATATGAAAATCACAATGTTGAAGTTATTAAAATAAATAAAACAATAGAAAAGAAGGACAACGTTTATAAAGGAAACAAAAAGGTATTATTACTTGAAAGATATGAAGAGATATACAATGCTTTAAAACTTGGATTAAAAGATTATATTCATAAAAATGGTTTTAGCAAAGTGGTTTTAGGATTAAGTGGAGGTATGGATTCAGCATTTGTTGCAGCATTGGCAGCAGATGCATTGGGTGCTGAGAATGTTCTTGGCATTTTAATGCCTTCACAGTATTCTTCAAGAGGAAGTATAAAGGATTCATATGATCTTGCAAAAAATCTCGGTATAAAAACGCATACAATTCCAATTAGAAGAACATTTGAAAGTTTATTAAAAGAATTAGATGCAGCTTTTAGTGGATTACCAATGAATGTAGCTGAGGAAAATATTCAGGCAAGGATTAGAGGAACTATTGTTATGGCTTTTTCAAATAAATTTGGCCATATTGCCCTTGCAACTGGAAATAAAAGTGAAGTTGCAACAGGTTATGCAACATTATATGGAGATATGGCTGGTGGATTATCGCCAATAAAAGATGTATATAAAACCGAAGTATATAAGTTAGCGGAATATTTTAATAGAATAAAGGGAAGTTGGGTTATACCTGAAAATGTATTTATTAAAGCGCCATCAGCTGAATTGAGACCTGATCAAACAGATCAGGATAAATTACCACCATATGAGATATTAGATGCAATTCTTGAAAGGTATATTGAATATGAAATGAGTATAGATGAAATAACAGAAGATGGGTTTGATGTTGAAACTGTAAAGTACGTTGTTAAATTAGTTGATATTAATGAATATAAAAGACGTCAGGGAGCGCCTGGTATAAAAGTAACTCAAAGAGCATTTGGAAAGGATAGAAGAATGCCAATAACAAATGGATATAAGGTATGGTGGTAATAGAATGAGATTACCAAACAATGAAAAGAAAAAGAATTTTAAATCATTTTTATTTATATTTGGGATTTTATTTGCTGTATATTTTGTTATATGGTTTGTCTGGGATGAATTTGAATATGTAATTAATGAATTTACAATTTTACCTCATTTAAGATTGGCTAAAAAAGATTGGGATGAAATGTATTTTGATGAGGGGTATATAGAAACCAATGATGGTAATATTGAAATTATAAAAAGGGGCGATACCACTTTTTTAATAAAATATAAAAATCTGGAATTGGAAGAAAGAGGATTTAAATATTTTAATGTTAGATATATAGAAAATGGAGTATTACTATCTTTTCCGGCTTTTTATATTAGAGGAATAAAAAATATCTATTTTTATAATAATAAAATATATGAATTTTATAAAGTGCCTATTGATTTGATAGATTGTTATGATGAACTTTTTACAAAGTTTCTGCTTGGGCAATATAAAAAGATAAATGAAAATGATTTACCTGAAGAGTTAAAAAATGGTTTAAAAGAAAATGTAATTTATATCAGTTCTAAGTATACCAATTTCGTAATTGAAAATATTGAAAACATCTATAAAATAGATGATTATAAATACCTATTCGAAAAGGAAACAGAGCTTTTCAAAGAATATTATATTATAAATATAGAACATAAAAACTATATTTTGAGGATATATTTAGTGGAAAAAAGGTGAAATAGTATGTATAAAAACCTGAAAAACAGCGTTTTAGAATCAAAAAAAACGCTAAAGGAGTTTATTATTAAAAACATAGAAAATTTTAAAAAGGAAAATTTAATAATCAGGGAATTTTTAGCAAAGGATAATAATAAAGAAAAATTTATAAATGAAATAACCTTCAACATATTAAGTAAGATTATATCTTCAAAATTATTATATAAAAAAGGCATATTAAAAAATGCGTATGATTACAATGAATTAAAACGATATATACCAGAATTATTTGATGAATTATATAATATAAAAATTGAAGAAAAATTATTAAAAAAAATACATAATAATTTTAGTAGTGTAGAAGATTGGGATAAAGATGATATTCTGGGATGGGCATATCAATATTACAATCTTGATGAAAATATTCCGAAGATACATAAACAATCTCAATTTTATACACCTGAGTGGATAATAGAATATCTTGTTGACAATACATTGACAAAATATTATTGCGAAATCTATGATGATTCTGAAATAGCTAATAAATACAAAATACAATATAAGAAACAAGAAAGAGAAATAAAACTTGAAAATATAAAAATTATAGATCCCGCTTGTGGAAGCGGACATTTTTTAATAAAAGTATATAACCGCTTAAAAGAATTTTATGAAAAACAGGGATATAAGAAAGAAGAATATATAAAGTTTATACTGGAAAAAAATATTTATGGTATAGATATAGATGAAAAAGGTGTTGAAATAGCAAAGACAATTCTGAAAATAAAAGCACTGGAAGATGGATATATTAAACCAATAAATTTTAATATAGTTTCTACAAACTTTGATATTGTAAAAGAAGAAGATATTGAAGATATAGAGTTTAAGGAGATATTAAAATCTATAAAAAATGAAATTTCTGGATATAAAGAATTAGGGAGTTTAATAACTCTTTCAAAAGAAAATAGAGAAAAGATAATAAAAAAATATGAAAAATATTCATTATTTACAGAAAAAACAGTTTTAGAAAAACATTATGCAGAAAAAATGAAAAAATATTTGATAATATTATCTCTAAACTATGATATAGTTATATCCAATCCTCCTTATGCAGATTCTCATGATTATACGCCAGAATTGAGAAAACTTATAAGAGAAAGATACTTTGATTTTAGAAAAAACCTGTATTCGTGCTTTATAAAAAGAAATTATGATTTTTTAAGAGATGGCGGATTGCTTGGTATGATAACCCCACAA
This is a stretch of genomic DNA from Marinitoga piezophila KA3. It encodes these proteins:
- a CDS encoding NAD+ synthase, translating into MRLRIGLAQLNAHVGNLKGNLDKAKNALDIAQENKADILVFPELFLVGYPPEDLVLKTGFLDDTKKSLNDFISYSKGKETISVIGNLDFDVDAYNSAYVVYNGKESAKYHKIYLPNYSVFDEKRYFSPGHSPLMIELENKLKIGVTVCEDIWVPNGPAVDLAEMGAHVIVNISASPYTKGKPESRLEMLKTRAAELSTWLVYVNLVGGQDEIVFDGGSVVINPFGEVVHSLPLFEEKIEFIDIDPISSTRANLREAKRRHLIYENHNVEVIKINKTIEKKDNVYKGNKKVLLLERYEEIYNALKLGLKDYIHKNGFSKVVLGLSGGMDSAFVAALAADALGAENVLGILMPSQYSSRGSIKDSYDLAKNLGIKTHTIPIRRTFESLLKELDAAFSGLPMNVAEENIQARIRGTIVMAFSNKFGHIALATGNKSEVATGYATLYGDMAGGLSPIKDVYKTEVYKLAEYFNRIKGSWVIPENVFIKAPSAELRPDQTDQDKLPPYEILDAILERYIEYEMSIDEITEDGFDVETVKYVVKLVDINEYKRRQGAPGIKVTQRAFGKDRRMPITNGYKVWW